A genomic stretch from Desulfohalobium retbaense DSM 5692 includes:
- a CDS encoding potassium channel family protein, which translates to MFKPKKRGDYSRVRHGWWRRFLRWRFQNAVAWPFCVGGGALILVFAYGMFIYMGLEGWGALDSFYQTVITLSTVGFEEVYDLSPQAKFHTSMLILAGVGSFAYIVGSFTQILVEGQLRSLWEKRRMQRFIDALEDHFIVCGYGRIGSVVAKELHREGYGVVVIDNAPEVLDELEQSDLLFIAGDATSDQILLRAGLKRARAIIAALDADAENVYVTLTSKQMVPKLLVIARAANEQSIQKLEYAGADRVLTPHVLGGMRMAQLVLRPTVTDFLDLAMQGKHIDLQMEELEISPGSWLVGKDMLHSEIRPRFNLIVIAIQKPDGSMIFNPQSDTVIEVRDTLVVVGNRNDLDALEEITTASHTLDAS; encoded by the coding sequence GTGTTCAAGCCAAAAAAGCGGGGTGACTATTCAAGGGTCAGACACGGGTGGTGGCGGCGTTTTCTGCGCTGGAGGTTCCAAAATGCTGTCGCTTGGCCGTTTTGTGTGGGCGGGGGAGCTCTTATCCTGGTTTTTGCCTACGGCATGTTCATCTATATGGGGCTTGAAGGATGGGGGGCCCTGGACAGCTTTTACCAGACAGTGATCACCCTTTCGACGGTCGGCTTTGAAGAGGTCTATGATCTCTCCCCTCAGGCCAAATTTCATACATCCATGCTCATTTTGGCCGGCGTCGGGAGCTTTGCTTATATCGTGGGTTCGTTCACTCAGATTCTCGTTGAAGGACAATTACGGAGCTTGTGGGAGAAACGGCGCATGCAACGATTCATCGACGCCTTGGAAGACCATTTCATTGTCTGCGGTTACGGCCGCATCGGTTCGGTGGTGGCCAAGGAACTCCATCGTGAAGGGTACGGAGTCGTGGTCATCGATAACGCCCCTGAGGTTCTCGACGAATTAGAGCAATCCGATCTGTTGTTTATAGCCGGAGACGCGACTTCGGATCAGATTCTGCTTCGCGCGGGGCTCAAACGGGCCAGGGCGATCATTGCCGCTTTGGATGCGGATGCTGAAAATGTCTATGTGACGCTGACTTCCAAACAAATGGTTCCCAAGTTGCTGGTTATTGCTCGGGCGGCTAACGAGCAGTCTATTCAGAAGTTGGAGTATGCCGGAGCAGACAGGGTCTTGACTCCTCACGTGCTGGGAGGCATGCGCATGGCCCAGCTTGTCCTGCGCCCTACTGTGACCGATTTCCTCGATTTGGCCATGCAGGGAAAGCATATCGATTTGCAGATGGAGGAGCTGGAAATCAGCCCCGGGTCCTGGCTGGTGGGCAAGGACATGCTCCATTCCGAGATTCGCCCCCGGTTTAACCTGATCGTGATCGCCATCCAGAAACCGGACGGCTCCATGATATTCAACCCCCAATCCGATACTGTCATTGAAGTGCGCGACACCCTTGTCGTTGTCGGAAACCGAAATGATCTGGACGCCTTGGAAGAGATCACCACAGCCTCGCATACCCTGGACGCCTCGTAG
- the ligA gene encoding NAD-dependent DNA ligase LigA: MAEQSVQSRVASLRETIRHHDYLYYVLDAPQISDNEYDALFKELQALEHRYPELDDPASPTKRVGQKPLAAFAHREHSLPMASLDNVFSLEEFQTYVQRLERLLPGEEITFWVDPKMDGLAVEVIFEAGRYVAACTRGDGRVGEDVTAQMRTVRTVPLQLREEGVEVPDYIEVRGEVVMHEDDFALLNKRQTENGARPFANPRNAAAGSVRQLDPEVTAKRPLRFFAYGVGVVRWSGAKTVWSRQSEVMQGLRELGLPVAPKARWAESAAAVQTYYQDLGANRHSLGFEIDGVVAKVDRLEQQHRLGSTSRAPRWALALKFPAHQAETVLEDIQVQVGRTGVLTPVAVLRPVEVGGVTVSRATLHNEDEIRAKGLRVGDPVLVQRAGDVIPEVVRPLTDKRTGEEKTFVFPQTCPACGSPVSRLGDEVARRCVNAACPAQVVQQLIHFVSKAGLDIEGLGERWVQIFVDQGLVRSPADLFRLKERDLVPLERMGDKSARNMIQAIASAKSSARLDQLISALGIRLVGRRTAEILATSFEDLEALAEADSETLQHIPDIGPEVAASLRRFFTTPANQALIRDLHQLGVWPRRETGNGSDADQSAPLEGLRFVLTGALSDMSRSAAKDAIESRGGKVVSAVSSKVDYVVAGENPGSKLDKARELDIAVLDETGLHDLLAG; this comes from the coding sequence ATGGCCGAGCAGTCTGTTCAAAGCCGGGTGGCCTCCTTGCGCGAAACCATTCGGCACCACGATTATCTCTATTATGTCCTGGATGCTCCCCAGATAAGCGATAACGAGTATGACGCCCTGTTTAAGGAACTCCAGGCGCTGGAACACCGGTACCCCGAGTTGGATGACCCCGCCTCACCCACCAAGCGGGTGGGGCAGAAACCTTTGGCTGCCTTTGCCCACCGCGAACACAGTCTCCCCATGGCCAGTCTGGACAATGTTTTTTCCCTGGAGGAATTCCAGACCTATGTCCAGCGTCTGGAGCGACTCCTTCCCGGTGAAGAGATCACCTTCTGGGTTGATCCCAAGATGGACGGACTGGCGGTCGAGGTGATTTTTGAGGCCGGCCGGTATGTCGCGGCTTGCACCCGGGGCGATGGCCGGGTGGGCGAGGACGTCACCGCCCAGATGCGTACGGTGCGCACTGTCCCTTTGCAATTGCGCGAAGAAGGGGTCGAGGTGCCCGACTACATCGAGGTCCGCGGGGAGGTGGTCATGCATGAAGACGATTTTGCCCTGCTCAACAAACGGCAAACCGAGAACGGAGCCCGCCCATTTGCCAACCCGCGCAATGCCGCGGCTGGTTCGGTGCGCCAATTGGACCCGGAAGTGACGGCCAAACGCCCGTTACGTTTTTTCGCGTATGGCGTCGGAGTGGTGCGCTGGTCCGGAGCAAAAACGGTCTGGTCGCGGCAGTCCGAGGTCATGCAGGGGTTGCGCGAACTGGGACTGCCGGTTGCCCCCAAAGCCCGCTGGGCCGAGAGTGCTGCAGCGGTGCAGACCTATTACCAGGACCTTGGCGCCAACCGCCACTCGCTGGGCTTTGAAATCGATGGGGTGGTGGCCAAGGTGGACCGGCTCGAGCAACAGCACCGTCTGGGCAGCACTTCCCGGGCGCCCCGCTGGGCTTTGGCCTTGAAATTTCCCGCCCACCAGGCGGAGACGGTATTGGAAGATATCCAGGTCCAAGTGGGGCGCACCGGGGTCTTGACTCCCGTGGCCGTGCTGCGGCCGGTGGAGGTTGGGGGCGTCACGGTCTCCCGGGCCACGCTGCACAATGAAGATGAGATCCGGGCCAAGGGCCTTCGAGTGGGCGATCCGGTGCTTGTCCAGCGCGCCGGAGACGTCATTCCGGAAGTGGTGCGTCCTTTGACTGACAAACGTACCGGAGAGGAGAAAACATTTGTTTTCCCCCAGACCTGCCCGGCGTGCGGCAGCCCGGTTTCTCGGCTCGGCGATGAAGTGGCCAGGCGGTGCGTGAACGCCGCCTGTCCGGCCCAGGTCGTTCAGCAACTCATCCATTTTGTCTCCAAGGCCGGGCTGGATATTGAAGGTCTGGGGGAGCGCTGGGTTCAGATTTTCGTGGACCAGGGGCTGGTCCGCTCCCCGGCTGACCTCTTTCGGCTGAAGGAAAGAGACCTGGTGCCGCTGGAGCGCATGGGCGATAAATCGGCCCGGAACATGATCCAGGCCATTGCAAGCGCCAAATCCTCGGCCCGGCTGGACCAACTTATCAGTGCCCTGGGCATCCGGCTGGTAGGGCGGCGGACCGCCGAAATCCTGGCTACCTCGTTTGAGGACCTTGAGGCCCTGGCGGAGGCCGATTCTGAAACTCTGCAGCACATCCCGGATATCGGACCGGAAGTGGCCGCCTCACTGCGCCGTTTTTTTACCACCCCGGCCAACCAGGCGCTCATTCGGGATCTGCACCAACTTGGCGTGTGGCCACGGCGCGAGACTGGCAACGGATCTGATGCGGACCAGTCTGCCCCTCTGGAAGGACTGCGTTTTGTTCTGACCGGGGCGTTGTCGGACATGAGCCGGAGTGCGGCCAAGGATGCTATCGAGTCCCGTGGGGGCAAGGTGGTCAGCGCTGTTTCCAGTAAGGTGGATTACGTGGTCGCTGGGGAGAATCCGGGCAGCAAGCTGGATAAGGCCCGGGAACTGGATATCGCCGTTCTCGACGAGACGGGGCTTCACGACCTTTTGGCTGGGTAG
- a CDS encoding DUF362 domain-containing protein encodes MWTSVPFTTYEKSITEALERLHAPELLQQQENILIKPNLVNASPPPVTTPVECCAALVALLQNCTSASITIAEGSGAANLETGEIFEALGYTKLARETGISLLDLNHTEVVECQDAQCSAFPRMYLPQVAFESFIISVPVLKAHSLAEMTGSLKNMMGFAPPHHYGHSGGWKKAAFHARMHTAIAELNRYRAADLTIMDASRGLAQFHLGGPECDPPLETILAGWDPLEVDRQGAALLGLDWRNIPHLEAPISLGRQATA; translated from the coding sequence ATGTGGACGTCTGTTCCATTCACCACATACGAAAAGAGCATCACCGAGGCCCTGGAAAGGTTACACGCCCCTGAGCTTTTGCAGCAGCAGGAAAACATCCTCATCAAGCCCAATCTGGTCAACGCTTCGCCGCCGCCCGTGACCACACCGGTGGAATGTTGCGCAGCCCTCGTCGCCCTCCTGCAAAACTGCACCTCGGCCTCAATCACTATAGCCGAAGGCTCCGGCGCGGCCAACCTTGAAACCGGGGAGATTTTCGAGGCCCTGGGGTATACAAAGCTGGCCCGCGAGACAGGGATCTCCCTGCTCGATCTGAACCACACCGAGGTCGTGGAATGCCAGGATGCTCAGTGCAGTGCTTTTCCGCGCATGTACCTGCCCCAGGTGGCCTTTGAGAGTTTCATCATCTCCGTGCCTGTCCTCAAAGCCCATTCCCTGGCCGAGATGACCGGTAGCCTGAAAAATATGATGGGCTTTGCCCCGCCACACCACTATGGCCACTCCGGGGGGTGGAAAAAGGCTGCCTTCCACGCCCGGATGCACACGGCCATAGCCGAGCTGAACAGATACCGGGCTGCAGATCTCACGATCATGGACGCCAGCCGCGGGCTGGCGCAATTTCACCTTGGCGGACCGGAATGCGACCCGCCCCTCGAGACCATCCTGGCAGGCTGGGATCCGCTAGAGGTGGACCGTCAGGGCGCAGCCCTGTTGGGGCTGGATTGGCGGAATATTCCCCACTTGGAAGCCCCGATCAGTTTGGGGCGGCAAGCCACAGCCTGA
- the dapB gene encoding 4-hydroxy-tetrahydrodipicolinate reductase, whose protein sequence is MARTPIIIMGAQGRMGATLARLTQNDPELELAGVVEQAANQSGLEHLGCPVSEDASTILTQAQGATVIDFTAPTVTVNLARTAAETGNPLVIGTTGLSEDQQQEIAAAAAQTPVFWAPNMSVGVNVLLEMLPQLVRMLGSLYDVELSEIHHKFKKDAPSGTALKLAQVLAEAKGWDLKQVAQYCREGIIGERPEEEIGVQTLRGGDVVGDHTVYFFGPGERIEVTHRAHSRETFAQGALRAAKWIGQQEPGKIYSMAEMVLSE, encoded by the coding sequence ATGGCACGAACACCGATTATCATTATGGGAGCCCAAGGACGCATGGGCGCCACCTTGGCTCGCTTGACCCAAAATGATCCGGAACTGGAATTGGCGGGCGTTGTTGAACAGGCAGCAAACCAGAGCGGCCTGGAACACCTCGGATGTCCGGTCAGTGAGGATGCCTCGACAATTCTCACCCAGGCTCAAGGGGCCACGGTGATTGATTTTACAGCACCGACGGTGACAGTCAACTTGGCCAGGACCGCCGCCGAAACCGGCAATCCTCTGGTGATCGGAACCACTGGGCTTTCTGAGGATCAGCAGCAGGAAATTGCTGCGGCAGCGGCACAGACGCCGGTTTTTTGGGCGCCGAATATGAGTGTTGGGGTCAACGTTCTCCTGGAGATGTTGCCGCAATTGGTTCGCATGCTCGGTTCGCTGTATGACGTGGAACTCTCCGAAATTCATCATAAATTCAAAAAAGATGCTCCGAGCGGGACGGCATTGAAACTGGCTCAGGTGCTGGCTGAGGCCAAGGGATGGGACCTCAAGCAAGTGGCTCAATATTGCCGGGAGGGCATTATCGGCGAGCGCCCGGAAGAGGAGATTGGGGTCCAGACCCTGCGCGGCGGTGATGTTGTCGGAGACCACACGGTGTATTTTTTCGGACCGGGGGAACGCATTGAGGTGACCCACCGGGCCCACTCCAGGGAGACCTTTGCCCAGGGAGCGCTGCGTGCCGCGAAGTGGATCGGGCAGCAGGAGCCGGGGAAGATATACTCCATGGCAGAGATGGTCCTTTCGGAATAA
- a CDS encoding phosphodiester glycosidase family protein produces MVAALDRRRQERFRLNVCAVFFVLWSLISAGGFVDTGWASSEWTQLESGLALRHWPDGAHHPELTVLRIDPEFFRFVLYSASAERGADRTVRQWVEDKNLVAAINASMYWEDRETSTGLMTNFGHVNNGRVHPEFGAFFVANPRRAQLPPVDILDRSLEQQWRKRVAQYATIIQNYRLLDAKGENVWQASRQEHSSAAVAEDSQGHILFILQHEPVSVHALGSRLENLSLDLSTAMFVEGGVEASLAVRCPELEAFWNGRYDSRLLPAPVASRPVPNIIGITRRRSEPGVPDIETEPEFFGR; encoded by the coding sequence TTGGTCGCTGCCTTGGATCGAAGAAGACAGGAGCGTTTCAGACTGAATGTGTGCGCGGTCTTTTTCGTGTTGTGGAGCCTTATCAGTGCGGGGGGCTTTGTCGACACTGGCTGGGCTTCGAGCGAATGGACCCAGCTCGAAAGTGGCTTGGCATTGCGCCACTGGCCTGACGGGGCGCATCATCCGGAGTTGACTGTCCTGCGGATCGATCCAGAATTTTTCCGGTTCGTCTTGTATTCAGCTTCTGCTGAGCGCGGTGCGGATCGGACTGTGCGCCAATGGGTTGAGGACAAGAACCTTGTAGCGGCGATCAACGCCAGTATGTATTGGGAAGACAGGGAGACGAGCACCGGGTTGATGACCAATTTCGGGCACGTCAACAACGGCAGGGTCCATCCCGAGTTCGGGGCCTTTTTCGTGGCCAATCCCCGCCGGGCCCAACTGCCCCCTGTGGATATCCTCGATCGCTCGTTGGAGCAGCAGTGGCGAAAGCGTGTCGCGCAATACGCAACAATCATACAGAATTACCGGCTGCTGGACGCAAAGGGGGAGAACGTCTGGCAGGCAAGCCGGCAGGAACACAGTTCGGCCGCAGTGGCTGAGGATTCACAGGGACATATCCTTTTTATCCTTCAACATGAACCGGTGTCCGTGCATGCGCTTGGCAGCCGCTTGGAAAATTTGTCCCTCGACCTGAGCACGGCTATGTTTGTCGAGGGAGGGGTTGAGGCGTCGCTGGCCGTGCGCTGTCCTGAGCTTGAGGCCTTCTGGAACGGCCGGTATGACAGCCGCCTGCTACCTGCCCCGGTCGCTTCGCGGCCGGTGCCCAATATCATCGGGATCACGCGGCGCCGGAGTGAACCCGGAGTGCCGGACATTGAAACGGAACCGGAATTTTTTGGGAGATAA
- a CDS encoding LolA family protein — MECRKQLMRLIVAAMLVLGLVCGGLGSQAAAQGEEDLPGRIQQQYEQLQGFETDFVQVLTNASSGEQETRRGTIAFEQPRSIRWETTSPEQELLIVGPEAVWDYFPAEEVAYTYAPQQVFQSKTMLRFISGEANITEDFRIERQKSDTNWSKLKLIPKQPEPNLVLAYIWVEPESALLRQVLLVDFFGNGNKLTFKDIKLDPEFAPGWFEFEPPDGVEVLRNTTPGQGGVDIGS; from the coding sequence ATGGAGTGCAGGAAACAGTTGATGCGTCTGATAGTGGCCGCAATGCTCGTCCTGGGCCTGGTCTGCGGGGGCTTGGGAAGTCAGGCCGCCGCGCAGGGCGAAGAGGACCTGCCTGGGCGTATTCAGCAACAATATGAGCAGTTGCAGGGGTTTGAAACAGATTTTGTCCAAGTGCTGACCAATGCCTCAAGCGGTGAGCAGGAGACCCGGCGCGGGACGATCGCGTTTGAACAACCGCGCTCCATCCGTTGGGAAACGACTTCTCCTGAACAGGAATTGTTGATTGTCGGCCCTGAGGCGGTCTGGGACTATTTTCCGGCTGAAGAGGTGGCTTACACCTATGCGCCTCAGCAGGTTTTCCAGTCCAAGACCATGTTGCGCTTTATCTCCGGAGAAGCCAATATTACTGAAGATTTTCGCATCGAACGCCAAAAGAGCGACACCAATTGGAGCAAGCTCAAACTGATCCCGAAACAGCCGGAACCCAATCTGGTCCTGGCCTATATCTGGGTCGAGCCCGAAAGCGCCTTGCTGCGCCAAGTGCTCCTGGTCGATTTTTTCGGCAACGGCAACAAGTTGACATTTAAGGACATCAAGCTTGATCCGGAGTTTGCGCCGGGGTGGTTCGAGTTTGAGCCCCCTGACGGGGTCGAGGTCCTGAGGAATACCACACCGGGACAGGGAGGCGTGGATATCGGCTCATAG
- a CDS encoding pseudouridine synthase, whose protein sequence is MSTPTSSHAPESCRLNKFLAQAGVCSRRKADTYIAAGRVQVNGSLVTQLGVQVHPGQDEVRVDGRVVELPEAQSAGHDYILLHKPVQVVTTAKDPQGRRTVLDLLPSQTFTRRIFPVGRLDFMSEGLLLLTSDGELANRLTHPRWHVEKVYEVTLREAVTEEHMRQMSSGMRLSEGEQLAPVDVQRRKTAADTSSLELTLHQGVNRQIRRMCRDLGLTILRLKRIRQGPVRLGKLPQGHWRHLTATEITTLKKRLGL, encoded by the coding sequence ATGTCAACACCTACTTCTTCCCACGCCCCCGAAAGTTGCCGACTGAACAAATTTCTCGCCCAGGCCGGTGTCTGCTCAAGGCGCAAGGCGGACACCTATATCGCCGCGGGCCGGGTCCAGGTGAATGGCTCCCTCGTCACCCAACTCGGCGTCCAGGTCCATCCCGGCCAGGATGAGGTCCGCGTCGACGGCCGTGTGGTCGAGCTTCCTGAAGCTCAATCGGCCGGGCACGACTATATCCTGCTGCACAAGCCGGTGCAGGTCGTGACCACGGCCAAGGATCCCCAGGGACGCCGAACCGTTTTGGATCTCTTGCCGTCCCAGACTTTCACCAGACGCATTTTCCCTGTTGGGCGACTGGATTTCATGTCCGAAGGGCTCTTGTTGTTGACCTCGGATGGAGAGTTGGCCAATCGCCTGACCCATCCGCGGTGGCATGTAGAAAAGGTCTACGAAGTCACGCTTCGCGAGGCGGTCACCGAGGAGCACATGAGGCAGATGTCCTCAGGCATGCGCCTGAGCGAAGGAGAACAATTGGCCCCGGTAGATGTCCAAAGGCGGAAAACCGCCGCTGACACCAGCAGCCTTGAATTAACCCTGCACCAGGGGGTGAACCGCCAAATCCGCCGCATGTGCCGCGACTTGGGGCTGACCATCCTGCGGCTCAAAAGGATCCGCCAAGGACCGGTACGATTGGGCAAGCTGCCCCAAGGGCATTGGCGCCATCTCACGGCCACTGAAATCACTACCCTCAAAAAGCGGCTCGGACTCTAA
- the yedF gene encoding sulfurtransferase-like selenium metabolism protein YedF, with amino-acid sequence MAEIELDCQGLPCPQPVLQSKKTIESQQPETLLVTVDNEPAQHNVTRFLESQGYQIEAVEQNGAARCIKALRQGFQQTPQETCPVCAPMTEAEIKHVAENEQQLVLITSSCIGQGDDELGGGLMKNFLATLPEMGRDLWRLILLNAGVKLAVQDSPVLEELLALQSQGISILVCGTCLEHFGLLDHKQVGETTNMLDVVTSLQTASKVIKV; translated from the coding sequence ATGGCCGAAATCGAGTTGGACTGTCAGGGACTTCCCTGCCCTCAGCCGGTCCTTCAATCAAAAAAGACGATCGAATCCCAGCAGCCTGAGACGCTGCTGGTCACCGTGGACAATGAACCAGCACAGCATAATGTGACCCGCTTTTTGGAAAGCCAAGGCTATCAGATCGAAGCCGTGGAGCAGAACGGAGCGGCGCGGTGCATCAAAGCTCTTCGACAGGGATTTCAACAGACACCGCAGGAAACGTGTCCCGTCTGCGCCCCCATGACCGAGGCGGAAATCAAGCACGTGGCGGAAAACGAACAACAGCTCGTTTTGATCACTTCGTCATGTATCGGCCAGGGCGATGACGAATTGGGCGGCGGGTTGATGAAAAACTTTCTGGCGACCTTGCCGGAAATGGGCAGGGATCTCTGGCGGCTCATTCTGCTCAATGCCGGCGTCAAACTCGCCGTGCAAGACAGTCCAGTCCTGGAAGAACTTCTGGCCTTACAATCCCAGGGGATCTCCATCCTCGTCTGCGGAACCTGCCTGGAACACTTCGGTCTGCTGGACCACAAACAGGTCGGGGAGACAACGAACATGCTCGATGTTGTGACCAGTCTCCAAACGGCGTCGAAAGTCATCAAAGTGTAG
- a CDS encoding lysophospholipid acyltransferase family protein — protein MAKTWALQGSIWVLRGVVPLWCKALRYSRSNYEPVAAVRATSQPVVFAIWHDELFPLCTLHRGEGVVAVVSQSRDGEILAKVLQAFGYGLARGSTSRGGLRALVGACREIQKKGRDAVLTVDGPRGPRHVAKPGAIYLAARTGALLVPTRVAMSRVKRFEKAWDKFQLPLPGSKCLVRYGTPYGVDPGVLHSSTGMEKARETLQNALETLAGSEHV, from the coding sequence ATGGCAAAAACCTGGGCCCTTCAGGGCTCTATCTGGGTGTTGCGCGGGGTAGTGCCCCTGTGGTGCAAAGCTTTGCGCTATTCCCGCTCCAATTATGAGCCGGTCGCTGCGGTGCGGGCAACATCCCAGCCGGTGGTTTTCGCGATTTGGCACGATGAATTGTTTCCGTTGTGCACCTTGCATCGCGGAGAAGGGGTCGTGGCGGTCGTCAGTCAGAGCCGTGACGGCGAAATTTTGGCCAAGGTGCTGCAAGCCTTCGGGTATGGGCTGGCGAGGGGATCGACCAGTCGCGGCGGTCTCAGGGCCCTGGTTGGGGCGTGTCGCGAAATCCAGAAAAAAGGCCGGGATGCGGTTTTGACCGTTGACGGTCCCCGGGGGCCCCGCCATGTCGCCAAGCCGGGAGCGATTTATCTGGCGGCTCGAACCGGGGCCCTGCTTGTCCCGACCCGGGTGGCCATGTCCCGGGTCAAGCGATTCGAGAAGGCCTGGGACAAATTCCAACTCCCATTGCCAGGGAGTAAGTGTCTGGTGCGGTATGGAACACCTTATGGCGTAGACCCAGGGGTGCTGCACTCTTCGACCGGGATGGAAAAGGCCCGGGAAACGTTACAAAACGCACTGGAAACACTCGCAGGCAGCGAACATGTATAA
- a CDS encoding lysophospholipid acyltransferase family protein: MYKFVYEFMAWAGKAAPLPWLDVAGRVLGTAMWYGLPGRRSLARANMIRVLGTSFQTATMLGRQSFSHNGRSFAEIFTGRRADWRWFAEHVHVAQPEMVARMQASRRPVVATTGHFGAWELLAPVMGMLFPERSKQVVIRHGRDEAMFRLLQRLRHRTGIEVLGHRKAAPAVVRHLHRGGVTAFLTDHNTTQKDAAFLPFLGRMAAVNMGPALLALRAKALVWPVYLHRQGRGYIFDADPPLDTATLEGDREDRCRQVAELYTAAMERRIMTHPEQWFWMHNRWKTQPRGEQKE, from the coding sequence ATGTATAAATTCGTCTATGAGTTCATGGCCTGGGCTGGGAAAGCGGCCCCACTGCCGTGGTTGGACGTGGCGGGTCGGGTCCTTGGCACGGCCATGTGGTATGGTCTCCCGGGCCGTCGGAGTCTGGCCCGGGCCAATATGATCCGTGTTCTTGGGACTTCGTTTCAGACAGCCACCATGCTGGGGCGCCAGAGTTTCAGCCACAACGGGCGGTCTTTTGCGGAAATTTTTACCGGTCGCCGGGCCGATTGGCGTTGGTTTGCGGAACACGTCCACGTGGCACAGCCGGAGATGGTGGCCCGGATGCAAGCCAGCCGACGCCCTGTGGTGGCCACCACAGGGCATTTCGGGGCCTGGGAATTGCTGGCACCAGTAATGGGGATGCTCTTTCCGGAGCGCTCGAAACAGGTCGTTATCCGCCATGGACGTGACGAGGCCATGTTCCGGCTTTTGCAACGTCTGCGACACCGCACCGGCATTGAGGTTCTCGGTCATCGGAAAGCGGCACCGGCGGTGGTGCGTCATCTGCATCGCGGCGGGGTGACCGCCTTTCTCACCGATCATAATACGACCCAGAAGGACGCCGCTTTTCTCCCTTTTTTGGGAAGGATGGCCGCAGTCAATATGGGGCCGGCCCTGTTGGCGCTGCGCGCCAAGGCGCTGGTCTGGCCGGTCTATCTCCATCGCCAGGGCAGAGGATATATTTTTGATGCAGACCCGCCTCTGGACACGGCAACCTTGGAAGGGGACCGTGAGGACCGTTGCCGGCAAGTGGCTGAACTGTATACCGCGGCCATGGAACGCCGGATTATGACCCATCCAGAACAATGGTTCTGGATGCACAATCGATGGAAGACGCAACCACGCGGAGAGCAAAAAGAATGA
- a CDS encoding L-threonylcarbamoyladenylate synthase: protein MTTFGQRLQTPSLASAQISGETAVTAVRQGGVLIYPTETLFAVGGDALNPAVGEQVQAIKARPEGKPLPVLLGAPEMLAMVTAWQSRDLQRLTNAFWPGPLSLLVPARPGLPAAIQDHAGWTCVRWTSHRDASWLSRQCGQPLIATSANRSGAPPAAVAEQLDPEMIRSVNGVWLGHSSPDGGLPSTLVRILSGGVLEVLRQGAVDSRALEGAGWVVRE from the coding sequence ATGACGACTTTCGGGCAGAGGTTGCAGACCCCTTCTTTGGCTTCGGCACAGATCAGCGGGGAGACGGCGGTGACTGCTGTGCGCCAGGGAGGCGTGCTGATCTATCCCACGGAAACCTTGTTCGCTGTGGGCGGAGATGCTTTGAATCCAGCCGTGGGGGAGCAGGTTCAGGCCATCAAAGCCAGACCCGAGGGCAAGCCGTTGCCGGTTTTGCTGGGAGCACCGGAGATGCTGGCCATGGTGACCGCGTGGCAGAGTCGGGACCTGCAGCGGCTTACCAATGCGTTCTGGCCCGGACCGCTTTCTCTTCTGGTGCCGGCGCGTCCCGGCCTGCCCGCCGCTATCCAGGACCACGCCGGGTGGACCTGCGTCCGCTGGACCTCCCATCGGGACGCTTCTTGGCTTTCCAGACAGTGCGGCCAACCCTTGATCGCCACAAGCGCCAATCGTAGCGGTGCACCGCCTGCGGCGGTTGCAGAGCAGCTGGACCCGGAGATGATCCGCAGCGTGAACGGGGTGTGGCTCGGACATTCCTCGCCTGACGGAGGACTGCCCTCGACGCTGGTTCGAATCCTGTCAGGAGGTGTGTTAGAGGTCCTGCGCCAGGGAGCGGTGGACTCCCGGGCCCTGGAGGGAGCGGGCTGGGTCGTGAGAGAGTGA